The following coding sequences are from one Triticum aestivum cultivar Chinese Spring chromosome 5A, IWGSC CS RefSeq v2.1, whole genome shotgun sequence window:
- the LOC123107242 gene encoding adenomatous polyposis coli protein 2 encodes MATEILRPHNILHPQPQRIRAAHRRPSNPGTARRSPPPSASTTGRRHHGRPSSSSSSSYGKVTSAAAPARRPAVEVYAGPAFSAASPEPSSLPLPQFPLQKPAAAVNDAATRDLRRMLRLE; translated from the coding sequence ATGGCCACCGAGATCCTCCGCCCGCACAACATCCTGCACCCGCAGCCGCAGAGGATCCGCGCCGCGCACCGGAGGCCCAGCAACCCCGGCACCGCCAGGAGGTCTCCTCCTCCATCGGCCTCCACGACCGGCCGGAGACACCatgggcggccttcctcttcttcttcttcctcgtacGGGAAGGTGACGTCTGCAGCCGCTCCGGCGAGGCGTCCCGCGGTGGAAGTGTACGCCGGCCCAGCGTTCTCCGCCGCGTCCCCCGAGCCGAGCTCGCTGCCGCTGCCGCAGTTCCCGCTCCAGAAGCCCGCGGCCGCCGTCAACGACGCCGCCACGCGCGACCTCAGGCGCATGCTGCGCCTCGAGTAG